CGCGCAGGACCCACGTGATGTCGGGGTCGTTGCCCATGACATGGCGCAGCAATGCGCGGCCGATGCCGCGGCGGCGATGCTGGGGCGCCACGGCAACCATCGAGATGTATCCGTTGGAGATATCGTCGCAGAGGGCCCGTGCGAAGCCGATGACCTCGCCGTTTTCCACCGCCACCGCCACGCGTTGCGAGTTGGCGATCAGTTGCGCGAAGCGCTCGGGATTGCCGACCCGTTGCTCCCACCCGTTGGCAGCCAGCAAAAGCCGGGCCGCCTCGATCTCTGCGGGCAACGGATTACGGATTTCCATCGACAATTCCTCCTGCGTGCTTCCGGAGCGCATGCATGCAGACCCTCCAGAAGTGGGGGATGCAAAGCGGCTGCGCCGCGTTTTAGCGCGATGTGTCGCGCAATTTGTCGCGCATTTCGGCGACAGAGTGTAGCGAAGCCGATGTGGCGACGTCAAACAACTTTGTCCGGAAAATGCGACCGTGCGCACGCATGTGCGATCCCGGCGTCGGGCGCGCGATGGCCTGTCGCGCGCCGGAAGCTGGCGGTATGATGGCTGTCATGAACGCCCCGATCTTCTCCTCTGCCCACCCGGCCGACCAGTTGGCCGAGTTCAGCGATGCCGATAGCGCCCTGGCGCGTATCCGCGAGATCTACGACAGCTCCGTGGCGGCCGTGCGCGCGCGCTTCGACGCGTTTGCCAAGGGCAAGCCGCTGCCTTCGGCGGCACACGCGTGCTACCCGTATCTCGGCATCTCCGTCAACCTGGAAACCATGGTCACCGACAGCCGCCCGTCATGGGGCACGGTGGCCTACCCTGGCGTGTACGGCACCACGGTCACGCGGCCGGACCTGCTGTGCGACTACTACCGCGACCAGATCGAAAGGCTGATGCGCTATCACCGCGTGCCGGTGGTGGTGGGCCTGTCGCGGCGGCCCATTCCGCTGCCGTTCGTGATCGAGGCATCGACCACCGACATCAGTTTCACGCAGGCGCGCGAACTGGAAGCCTCGTTCGTGCTGCCCGAGCTGAGCCGCATCGACGATTCCATCGCCAACGGCACCTACGAGCCCACGCCCGGCGAAGCCTGGCCGCTGTCGCTGTTCTCGGCCGAACGCGTGGACCTGGCGCTGCAGCGGCTCTACCACTACACGGGCACGGCCCCGCATCACTTCCAGCGCTTCGTGCTGTTCACGAACTATCAGCGTTATGTCGACGAGTTCGTGACATTGGGGCGCAACCTGATGTCCGGCGATGGCGGCGATGGCTACGTGCGCTTTGTCGAGCCCGGCGATGTGGTACAGGGCGTGGGCGGTGTCGAGCCTGACGACGCGGCGCGTCCGAAGGCGCTGCCGCAGATGCCCGCCTACCACCTGGTGCGCGAGGACGGGCTTGGTGTGACGCTGGTGAATATCGGCGTGGGGCCATCGAACGCCAAGACCATGACCGACCACCTGGCCGTGTTGCGTCCGCACTGCTGGCTCATGGTGGGCCACTGCGGTGGATTGCGCCGCTCGCAGCAACTAGGCGACTACGTGCTGGCGCACGCCTATGTGCGCGATGACCACGTGCTCGATCACGACCTGCCGCCGTGGGTGCCGGTGCCGCCGATCGCCGAGATCCAGGTGGCGCTGCAGGAAGCGGTGGCCCGCGTGACGGGGTTGTCCGGCACAGAGATGAAGACGCGCATGCGTACCGGCACGGTGGTGTCGACAGACGACCGCAACTGGGAACTGAAGTCCAAGGCGCTGTATGCGCGCTTCAACCAGTCGCGGGCGATTGCCATCGACATGGAGAGCGCGGCCGTGGCGGCCAATGGCTTCCGCCTGCGCGTGCCCTATGGCACGCTACTGTGCGTATCGGACAAGCCGCTGCACGGCGAGCTGAAATTGCGCGGCATGGCCAATGCGTTCTATCGCCAGCGCGTCAGCCAGCACATGACCATCGGCCTGGAAGCGATTCGCATCCTGCGCGAGAACGGCGTCGAGGAACTGCACTCGCGCAAATTGCGCAGCTTCGACGAGCCGGCGTTCCGCTGACACCAGACGCGCTTCTCGTCTACCGCCTCGCAAGAAAAAAAGCGCGCGGGGTTGCCGCGCGCAGTGAGGCGGGAAAGACGCTGGTTAGGCGGCCTTCCTTCGAGGAGACAAAGTGGAAAGTCTCGATAAAACCTTGGGCCCGCAGGCCGATCAGAAGCGATAGCCGACGCCGGCGCTGAACAGCCACGGGTCGAGGTTGACGGTCGACACCTTGACACCGTTGGCGTAGACGTTGCTGGAAATCCAGACCTTCTTGGCGTCGACGTTCAGGAACCAGTTCTTGGTGAGCTTGTAGTCCATGCCGATCTGCAGGGCCGGACCCACGCTCCACCTGTCCAGACCCAGCGTGCCACCGGCCAGGTTTGCGCCATAGATGCGCGTCGCGTTCACGCCAGCACCGACGTACGGGCGGAACGTGCCGTTCGGCAGGAAGTGGTATTGCAACAGCAGGCTCGGCGGCAGATGCTTGAACGTGCCGATCTTCGTGCCATCCAGGCTGACGTCCTGCTTCTGCGGGACCGTCAGTACCAGCTCGGCTGCGATGTTCGGCACGATGAAATAGGTGATGTCGACTTCGGGGATCCACTTGTTGTTGACGTGGATGCGATCCGATGCCCCGACGCCGCCAACGGGATCCGACTTGTTGGACATGTCCAGGTAGGTGCCGCGCAGGCGGACCATCCAGTTGCCCTGCGTGTCGTCAGCGGCGGCGGCAGGTGCGGAAAGGGTACCGATGGTGGCCGCGGCGAGCGCCATGCAGATCGAGGAAACGAGGGTCTTGCGGCGGGGAGAAGTTTCAGTGGTCATGTTGGTCTGGCACAAAACATCGAAAAAGTGCGACCAGTGTGTCTTGGGCGAGAGCCCCAAACCTTGACCCAGGACAAGTGAAGCGCAGCAGACACAATCTGCGTGCAACTCCGTCGTCAATGCGCGACACAGCCGCGCCAGACCCTTGCAGGGGCTTGCGGCAGCGGTCCGATGCTTCTATGGACATGCGGATTTATTCGTGGCGTACGCGCTTTGCCGCCCGTACGCTGTGGGCTCGTGGTTGTGCACCGCGCATGTCGTGGGCGTCCGCCAGGACGTCTTTCCAGGTGTGCCCTGTGGGGGCAGGGCACACCGTTTTTCTGGCGGATGGCCGCAGATCCGGGAGATCAGGCCGCCTCGGCCTGGCTGTCGTCCCGCGCCAGCAGATGCCGGTTGACCCCCGACACCATGGCCTTCAGCGATGCCGTCACGATGCTGGCATCGACGCCGGCGCCAAAGCCCGTTGGCGAATCGCCAACCCGCACTTCCACATAGCAGGCCGCATTGGCGTCGGCGCCCGTGGTCATGGCGTGCTCGTGGTAGTCCATGACCCGCACGGCTATGCCCAGGCCACGCGAGAACGCGTCGACCGTGGCGTCGATGGGCCCGTTGCCCACGCCGCGCACCCGCACCGGCTGGCCGCCGCGTGTTACTTCCATCTCGATTTCCACCGCGTGGTCGCTCGTCGATACCATGCGGTGCGATACATAGCGCAGCGGCCCGTCAACATCGAGATATTCGCGGCGGAACAGCGCGTAAAGATCCTCGGCGCTGGCTTCGAGCCCGGTCTCGTCGGTCATGACCTGCACCGCGCGGCTGAACTCGATCTGCAGCCGGCGCGGCATGTAGATGCCGTGCGCCTGCTCCAGCAGGTACGCCATGCCGCCCTTGCCCGACTGGCTGTTCACGCGGATCACCGCGTCGTAGCTGCGGCCCAGATCGGCAGGGTCGATTGGCAGGTAGGGCACTTTCCAGATGGCGTCGGGCTTCTGCTGCGCAAAGCCCTTGCGGATGGCGTCCTGGTGCGAGCCAGAAAAGGCTGTGAACACAAGATCGCCCACGTACGGATGGCGCGGATGCACGGGCAGCTGGTTGCAGTGCTCCACGCACTGGCGGACTTCATCGATATCGGAGAAATCGAGCTCGGGGTCCACGCCCTGCGTGTAGAGGTTCAGCGCCAGCGTGACCAGGTCGACGTTGCCGGTGCGCTCGCCGTTGCCGAACAGGCAGCCTTCCACGCGGTCGGCGCCGGCCATCACGGCCAGTTCCGCGGCCGCCACCGCCGTGCCGCGGTCGTTATGCGGGTGGACCGACAGCACGATGTGTTCGCGCCGCGCGAGATGCCGGTCCATCCATTCGACCTGGTCGGCAAAGATGTTGGGGGTGCTGCATTCCACCGTGGTCGGCAGGTTCAGGATCATCGGACGCTTAGCATCGGGTTGCCAGACGGCCGATACGGCGTCAGAAACTTCCAGCGAAAAATCGAGCTCGGCCAGGCTGAAGGTCTCGGGCGAATACTCGTACGACCATGCGGTGTCGGGCATGGCATCGGTCAGTTCGCGGATCAGGCGCGTGCCGGCCACGGCTACCTCCTTGATCTCCTCGCGCGATGCGTTGAACACGATGCGGCGCCAGGCCGGGGCGATCGGGTTGTACAGGTGCACGGTGGCGCGTTTGGCGCCCCGCACAGATTCCACGGTGCGGCGGATCAGGTCTTCGCGCGCCTGGGTCAGCACGACGATGGTGACGTCGTCCGGAATGCGGTCTTCCTCGACCAGCATGCGCACGAAATCGAAATCGGTCTGCGATGCCGACGGAAACGCGACCTCGATTTCCTGGAGGCCCACCTTCACCAGTTGTTCGAAGAATTGCAGCTTGCGGGCGCTGTTCATTGGTTCGATCAGCGCCTGGTTGCCGTCGCGCAGGTCGGTGCTCATCCAGCGCGGTGCGCGGCGGATCTGGCACGACGGCCAGGCGCGGTCAGGCAAGTCGACGACGGTGGCGGGACGGTACTTGGTGGCGGGGTTGCGCAACATGGGCATGGGTATCTCCTTCCTCGCTAGGGGAAGCATCGGGAAGCGGCTCGTTGTGCGAGGGCTTCGCGTGAATAAAAAATGGGGAAAAGGGTGGCGAGCGGCTGCCGAACTGCCACGGGGCACTAGGCCCGGCAACCGATCGGTAGTGCTAGCAGTAGCGAGAAAGCGCGTAGCGGGGAGGCGACCGGCAAGGCAACGCCCGCGCGCACGGCGGCACCGATGCGCGAGGCATCTGCGGCGTGGCGGAGTTCGAGGGCGTTGGCTGGCATCGTGCGGGAAGGATTTCGCCCAGCCATTTGGCGGGGACGAGCACACAGCCTAGTGCAAAACGCGCCGCAGCGTCAACCATCGGCATTTCGCTGACCAGTCCGATTCGTCCGCGAACGTGGGCCGGCGCACGCCCAAGCCTTACCCCGAACGGATGACTTCCACCCGATATGTGGGCTGGCGCTCAATCGTCTGGCCAGTACATCCCCATGCACATCGCGCCTAGGCTGACATCAGCAGGAACGGGTGGATAACGACAGGGGGCAATCATGCGTACACGTACGTGGACGAGGTGGATCGCGTGCATGGCGATGGCCATGCTGATGGCGGCTTGCGGCGGCGGGGGCGGATCTGGCGGCGGCACGACCGCGCCGGCGAACACCGGCGGCAGCGCGGGCGGCGGCGGGGGCAGCACGGCGGTCGCCAAGTCGTACACGCTGGTGCTGAGCCGTACGTCGGCGCAGGTGGGCGTAGGCAGCACGATCTCGCTGACGGCATCGGTGGTCGACGATCTCGGCAATGACGTCACTGGCTCGACGACCTTCGTCTGGAGCAGCGGCAACGGCTCGGTGGCGGCCGTGGCCAACGGCACCATCCCCGGCAGCGCCGTGGTGACCGGCGTGGGCGTGGGCTCGACCACGATTGGCGTGGTGGCGACCGTGGCCGGCGCCAACGGCACCTCCACCGTCCTGCCGCAGGTGGCCGCCACGATCACGGTAGTGGCGCCGGGCGTACGGACCTACAGCCTGGCGCTGCCGTATCCCGTGCTGTCGATGACCGATGGGCAGGTGCTGCCAGTGACGGCGTCACTGATCGACAGCGACGGCGCGGACCGCTCTTCGGTGGCCACGGGCTGGACATGGCGCAGCAGCACGTCGGCCGTGCAGGTGACCGGCGCCGCCAATGTGGGCACGCTGCGCGGCGTGAACGCCAGCGACACGGCTGCACAGTCGGTGGTGACCGTGCAAGTCACGGCGCCGGACGGCAACACGCTGACCGGGGCCTTCCTGGTGTCGGTGTTCAAGAGCAGCGTGTCGACGTATCGCCTGGTGCTGTCGCAATTCGGCAAGCAGATCAACGCGCTGAACGTGCTGAACGGCTATCCGCAGACCTACGACTCACGCGTGGTGCGCAATGACGCGAGCGACGCGACGGCCGATTTCACCGGGCTGTGGACGTACATGACTACTTCGCCGTCGCTGTCGGTGCTGCCGAACTCGGCCACGCGGGTGACCACGGTGAGCACCAGCCGCCCGACCGGCATCGCCCCGTTGCAAAGCGTGCTGGACGAGATGGCCGGCAGCCTGACGCTGACCGCCAAGCCTCGCGCCCAGTTGCTGGTGACCGAGCAGCCGACGTGGGGGCTGGTCTACAGCGGCCCCGACCCGTTCATCGTGCCGGGAGGCGGCGCGCCGGTGTCCGCGCACGTGCTGCATCGGGGTATCGACGAAGGCATCATGGGCTGCAACGGCACGTGGAACTGGCAGGTGGGCAGCGGCCCGATCTCGATCGTGTCGTACACGGGCAACCTGGCGTCGCTGGTTTCCACCGGATCGGGACCGTTCACGGTGATCGTGTCATGCACGGCCGGGGCCGAGGCCATGCCGGTGTCGCTGACGATTCCGGGCATCGCGCAGTAGGGTCGGTCGCGAGATGCTCCCCTCTCCCATGGAATGGGAGAGGGGTTGGGGGTGAGGGTAGGGCGGCTCGCGATGCGACATGTCGCAATTTGGAACCTAGTTGCCCTCACCCCCGGCCCCTCTCCCGCCGGGCGGGAGAGGGAGCAAATAGTGGGCTTTCGCCGAAAGCGTACCCGTTTCTGCGTGCCGTCAATCAAGGCCCCACAAAGCCTTACAAAGCAAAACGGCGACCCAAAAGGATCGCCGTTTTGCCTCGCCCACCCCTATCAGGGGCCGGCGCCGGAATCAGGATTTGCGCACGAAGCGGATGATCTGCTCGCTGCTGCCGCCGGAGCCCGAACCGCCCGAACCTGATGTATTCGAGTCGCAGGTGCCACAGCCACTGTTGGTGTCGCAGCCGCTGGCGCACCCTGCGGCCTGGCTGGGGGCCAGGCGCCGCGCCAGCCAGCCGCGCCAGCCGCTGGCCGATCTGCCGCCCACCATCGCGGCCAGGCGCGCCTTCATGCGCTCGCGGGTTTGTGGCATGTAGCGGCCCACCACGTGGATGGCGCAGCCCAGCACGATCAACGGGACGATCAGGGTTTCGAAGGCGTGATAGAGCGTCATGGCCGTTTGACTGGCTGGCAGCGAGCCAGTTTCCTTGAGATCAGGTGAGCGCCAGTGCCACGCGGTACGTGATGAACGACGCGAGATAGGCCAGCCCCGCCAGGTACGCAGCCGAGGCTGCCATCACCTTCCAGGAGTTGGTCTCGCGGCGGATCACCGCCAGCGTGGAGACGCACTGCGGCGCGAAGACGTACCAGGCCAGCAGCGACAGCGCGGTGGCCAGCGACCACTGCGCCGCGATCATCGGCGCCAGCTGCACCGCCACGGCATCGTCGCTGCCCGACAGCGCGTACACCGTTGCAAGGGCCCCTACCGCCACTTCGCGTGCGGCCAGGCCCGGCACCAGCGCGATGCAGATCTGCCAGTTGAAGCCGATCGGGGCGAACACATGCTCCAGCGCCCGGCCGATCATGCCGGCGAAGCTGTAGTCGATCGGCGGCATGGTCGCGCCTTCGGGCGGCGACGGGAACGTGGCCAGGAACCACAGCAGCACGGTCAGCGTCAGGATCACCTTGCCCACGCGCGACAGGAAGATGCGCGCACGTTCCCACAGCCCGATGCCGATATCGCGCGGATTCGGCACGCGGTACGACGGCAGTTCCATGAGCAGCGGATGGTCGGTGCGGTCGCGGCGGAACCACTTCAGCACGTAGGCCACCAGCAGCGCGCTGACGATGCCGGCCACATACAGCACGAACAGCACCAGGCCCTGCAGGTTGAACAGGCCGGCGACAGTCCGTTCCGGGATGAACGCGCCGATCAGCAGCGCATACACGGGCAGGCGCGCCGAGCAGGTCATCAGGGGCGCCACCAGGATGGTGGTCAGGCGGTCGCGCGGGTCCTGGATCGTGCGCGTGGCCATGATGCCCGGAATCGCGCAGGCAAAGCTCGACAGCAGCGGGATGAACGACCGGCCCGACAGGCCCGCGCCCATCATCAGGCGGTCCAGCAGGAATGCGGCGCGCGGCAGGTAGCCCGATTCCTCCAGCGTGAGGATGAACAGGAACAGGATCAGGATCTGCGGCAGGAATACGATGACGCTGCCAAGGCCGGCGATCAGGCCGTCAACCAGCAGGCTCTTCAGCATGCCGTCGGGCATCATGCCGCCCAGCCACTCGCCGAAGAAATGCACGCCGCCCTCGATGCCGTCCATCATCGGCTCGGCCCACGAGAACACGGCCTGGAACATGAAGAACAGCAGCACGGCCAGGATCACCAGGCCGAACACCGGATGCAGCACCACGCGGTCCACGGCGTCGTCGAAGCGCGCGGTGCGCGTCGGCATCGTCACGGCGGCGTCCAGCAGGCGCTTGACCTCGGCGTGGGTATCCAGCTCGGATACGCTGTCGAGTGCCTGCGCCGGCGGCGCGGGCGGCAGGGTCTGGTCGAACAGTTTCACCAGCGCCGCCGCGCCGTCACGCTTGACGGCCACGGTCTGCACCACGGGCACGCCCAGCGCGCGCGACAGGGCGTCGCGGTCGATCACGATGCCGCGGCGCGCCGCCGCATCGCTCATGTTGAGTACCACCACCATCGGCAGGCCCAGGCGGCGCAGTTCCAGCACGAAGCGCAGGTGCAGCCGCAGGTTGGTGGCATCGACCACCGATACCAGCAGGTCGGGGCGCGCCTCGCCGGGCCGCTGGCCCATGCAGACTTCGCGCGTGATGGCTTCGTCCAGGCTGGCCGAATGCAGGCTGTAAGCGCCGGGCAGGTCCAGGATGCGCACGGTGCGGCCGGCGGGTGAGACGAACTGGCCTTCCTTGCGCTCGACGGTCACGCCGGCGTAGTTGGCCACCTTCTGGCGGCTGCCGGTCAGGCGGTTGAACAAAGCGGTCTTGCCGCAATTTGGATTCCCGACCAGCGCGATGCGCAAGGCGGAGGCATTCTGGGCAACTGACATGATGGGATAGGGTCAGGCGAAGGCGGGCGGGCCCTCAGGCAATGCGCTGGGCGCCGGAACCGGCGGTGTCGGCCAATTCGGGCTGGCTTGCCGGCGCGATGCTGGAAACAGAGGCGGTGGCCACTTCCACGACAATGCGGTCGGCCTCCGAGCGGCGCAGCGCAAAGCGCGTGTAGCCAACCTGGGCGACCAGCGGGTCCTTGCCGAATGGGCCGAAGGTGACGATCTGCACGGATTCGCCGGGCACGAAGCCAAGATCGCGCAGGCGTCGCGCTACGGGGTCGTTGGGGGTGGAATCGTCCACCGACTTCACGATGGCGACCGTGCGCCGGGGCAGTTCAGACAACCGCATATGCTTCCAGTCCAGGGGCGGGATCGCCGCCACGCGACAGGGAAATCCTGTCGGGGTACGTAAATAGAAATCGTTCTCGATTGTATAGCATTCACGCCAATTGCGCGCTGAAGCCACACCGTTGTTAACTGTTTGTCATGGGGAGGGAATATTTACGCCGGCCAGCCGTATACCGTGTAACGACATTCCCGCCCTGCTGCCCCGCGACCGATGGACAACGATTTCTCAGACGACGCGCTGCGTGAAGTGATTCCCAGGCTGCGCCGCTTTGCGGTGTCGCTGACGCGGAACGAAGCCAGCGCCGATGACCTGGTACAGGCGTGCCTGGAACGCGCGCTGTCGCGCCGTGTGACGCGGCAGGCCGGCGGCGACCTGCGCGCCTGGCTGTTTTCGATCCTCTATCGCCTGTTCGTCGACGGGCAGCGCCGCGCCAAGCGGTATGCGGGGTTGCTGACGCTGTTCGGGGTCGGCAGCGACGAGGACAGCGCGCCTTCCACCGAGGATGTGGTGCTGACCCGCTCGGCGCTGGACGGCTTCAACCGGCTGTCGGCCGAACAGCGCGCGCTGCTGATGCTGGTCACCGTGGAAGGACTCAGCTACCAGGAAGCCGCCGATGCGCTCGACGTGCCAATTGGCACCGTCATGTCGCGTATCTCGCGGGCGCGCAAGGCGCTGCGTGAACTCACGGACGGCAAGGTCGTCCAACC
This region of Cupriavidus sp. EM10 genomic DNA includes:
- a CDS encoding sigma-70 family RNA polymerase sigma factor, with protein sequence MDNDFSDDALREVIPRLRRFAVSLTRNEASADDLVQACLERALSRRVTRQAGGDLRAWLFSILYRLFVDGQRRAKRYAGLLTLFGVGSDEDSAPSTEDVVLTRSALDGFNRLSAEQRALLMLVTVEGLSYQEAADALDVPIGTVMSRISRARKALRELTDGKVVQPPLQVLK
- a CDS encoding FeoA family protein, which translates into the protein MRLSELPRRTVAIVKSVDDSTPNDPVARRLRDLGFVPGESVQIVTFGPFGKDPLVAQVGYTRFALRRSEADRIVVEVATASVSSIAPASQPELADTAGSGAQRIA
- a CDS encoding OmpW family protein; translation: MTTETSPRRKTLVSSICMALAAATIGTLSAPAAAADDTQGNWMVRLRGTYLDMSNKSDPVGGVGASDRIHVNNKWIPEVDITYFIVPNIAAELVLTVPQKQDVSLDGTKIGTFKHLPPSLLLQYHFLPNGTFRPYVGAGVNATRIYGANLAGGTLGLDRWSVGPALQIGMDYKLTKNWFLNVDAKKVWISSNVYANGVKVSTVNLDPWLFSAGVGYRF
- a CDS encoding ferrous iron transporter B translates to MSVAQNASALRIALVGNPNCGKTALFNRLTGSRQKVANYAGVTVERKEGQFVSPAGRTVRILDLPGAYSLHSASLDEAITREVCMGQRPGEARPDLLVSVVDATNLRLHLRFVLELRRLGLPMVVVLNMSDAAARRGIVIDRDALSRALGVPVVQTVAVKRDGAAALVKLFDQTLPPAPPAQALDSVSELDTHAEVKRLLDAAVTMPTRTARFDDAVDRVVLHPVFGLVILAVLLFFMFQAVFSWAEPMMDGIEGGVHFFGEWLGGMMPDGMLKSLLVDGLIAGLGSVIVFLPQILILFLFILTLEESGYLPRAAFLLDRLMMGAGLSGRSFIPLLSSFACAIPGIMATRTIQDPRDRLTTILVAPLMTCSARLPVYALLIGAFIPERTVAGLFNLQGLVLFVLYVAGIVSALLVAYVLKWFRRDRTDHPLLMELPSYRVPNPRDIGIGLWERARIFLSRVGKVILTLTVLLWFLATFPSPPEGATMPPIDYSFAGMIGRALEHVFAPIGFNWQICIALVPGLAAREVAVGALATVYALSGSDDAVAVQLAPMIAAQWSLATALSLLAWYVFAPQCVSTLAVIRRETNSWKVMAASAAYLAGLAYLASFITYRVALALT
- a CDS encoding AMP nucleosidase: MMAVMNAPIFSSAHPADQLAEFSDADSALARIREIYDSSVAAVRARFDAFAKGKPLPSAAHACYPYLGISVNLETMVTDSRPSWGTVAYPGVYGTTVTRPDLLCDYYRDQIERLMRYHRVPVVVGLSRRPIPLPFVIEASTTDISFTQARELEASFVLPELSRIDDSIANGTYEPTPGEAWPLSLFSAERVDLALQRLYHYTGTAPHHFQRFVLFTNYQRYVDEFVTLGRNLMSGDGGDGYVRFVEPGDVVQGVGGVEPDDAARPKALPQMPAYHLVREDGLGVTLVNIGVGPSNAKTMTDHLAVLRPHCWLMVGHCGGLRRSQQLGDYVLAHAYVRDDHVLDHDLPPWVPVPPIAEIQVALQEAVARVTGLSGTEMKTRMRTGTVVSTDDRNWELKSKALYARFNQSRAIAIDMESAAVAANGFRLRVPYGTLLCVSDKPLHGELKLRGMANAFYRQRVSQHMTIGLEAIRILRENGVEELHSRKLRSFDEPAFR
- a CDS encoding GNAT family N-acetyltransferase; translation: MEIRNPLPAEIEAARLLLAANGWEQRVGNPERFAQLIANSQRVAVAVENGEVIGFARALCDDISNGYISMVAVAPQHRRRGIGRALLRHVMGNDPDITWVLRAARSSEAAFFGQLGFTPSMVAMEWRRR
- a CDS encoding DUF6587 family protein — its product is MTLYHAFETLIVPLIVLGCAIHVVGRYMPQTRERMKARLAAMVGGRSASGWRGWLARRLAPSQAAGCASGCDTNSGCGTCDSNTSGSGGSGSGGSSEQIIRFVRKS
- the leuA gene encoding 2-isopropylmalate synthase; translation: MLRNPATKYRPATVVDLPDRAWPSCQIRRAPRWMSTDLRDGNQALIEPMNSARKLQFFEQLVKVGLQEIEVAFPSASQTDFDFVRMLVEEDRIPDDVTIVVLTQAREDLIRRTVESVRGAKRATVHLYNPIAPAWRRIVFNASREEIKEVAVAGTRLIRELTDAMPDTAWSYEYSPETFSLAELDFSLEVSDAVSAVWQPDAKRPMILNLPTTVECSTPNIFADQVEWMDRHLARREHIVLSVHPHNDRGTAVAAAELAVMAGADRVEGCLFGNGERTGNVDLVTLALNLYTQGVDPELDFSDIDEVRQCVEHCNQLPVHPRHPYVGDLVFTAFSGSHQDAIRKGFAQQKPDAIWKVPYLPIDPADLGRSYDAVIRVNSQSGKGGMAYLLEQAHGIYMPRRLQIEFSRAVQVMTDETGLEASAEDLYALFRREYLDVDGPLRYVSHRMVSTSDHAVEIEMEVTRGGQPVRVRGVGNGPIDATVDAFSRGLGIAVRVMDYHEHAMTTGADANAACYVEVRVGDSPTGFGAGVDASIVTASLKAMVSGVNRHLLARDDSQAEAA